In Amphiprion ocellaris isolate individual 3 ecotype Okinawa chromosome 3, ASM2253959v1, whole genome shotgun sequence, one genomic interval encodes:
- the det1 gene encoding DET1 homolog — protein MDEDTPTLKPRRIQNQNVVHRLEMRRICSGRPGAHWYRVRCFHQNLFPNFTVVNVEKPPCFLRKFSPDGRCFIAFSSDQTSLEIYEYQGCQAAQDLLRGQEGETLLNTNDQRSLNIRGRLFERFFSLLHVTNVASNGEHLNRECSLFTDDCRYVIVGSAVYVPEEPPPYFFEVYRNNESVTPNPRSPLEDYSLHIIDLHTGRLCDTRSFKCDKIILSHNQGLYLYRNILAVLSVQQQTIHVFQVTPDGTFLDVRTIGRFCYEDDLLTLSAVYTEAQAESQPGFPRLYTDKTINSLKHRLLVYLWRRAEQDGSATAKRRFFQFFDQLRRLRMWKMQLLDEHHLFIKYTSEDVVTLRVTDPSQPSFFVVYNMVSTEVLAVFENTSDQLLELFENFCDLFRNATLHSQAVQFPCSASSNNYARQVQRRFKDTIVNAKYGGHTEAVRRLLGQLPISAQSYSSSPYLDLSLFSYDDKWVSVMERPKTCGDHPIRFYARDSGLLKFKIQAGLLGRPVNHTVRRLVAFTFHPFEPFAISVQRTNAEYVVNFHMRHVCA, from the exons ATGGACGAAGACACCCCAACCTTAAAGCCGAGGCGCATCCAGAATCAGAACGTGGTGCATCGTCTTGAGATGCGAAGAATCTGCTCTGGTCGACCCGGAGCTCACTGGTACCGAGTGCGCTGCTTCCACCAGAACCTTTTCCCAAACTTCACCGTGGTCAACGTGGAGAAGCCGCCCTGCTTTCTGAGGAAGTTCTCACCGGACGGACGCTGCTTTATCGCCTTCTCTTCTGACCAGACCTCCCTGGAG ATATATGAATATCAAGGCTGCCAGGCGGCTCAGGACCTGCTGAGAGGCCAAGAGGGAGAAACTCTTCTGAACACCAATGACCAGCGCTCCCTCAACATCCGAGGCCGCCTGTTTGAGCGCTTCTTCTCTTTGCTCCATGTCACTAATGTGGCCTCAAACGGAGAACATCTCAACAGGGAGTGCAGCCTCTTCACAGACGACTGCCGCTATGTCATCGTCGGCTCGGCCGTGTACGTCCCCGAGGAGCCGCCGCCGTACTTCTTCGAG GTGTATCGCAACAACGAATCAGTGACTCCGAACCCTCGGTCTCCTCTAGAAGACTACTCTCTCCACATCATCGACCTCCACACCGGCAGGCTGTGTGACACCAGGTCTTTCAAGTGCGACAAGATCATCCTGTCGCACAACCAGGGTCTCTACCTCTACAGGAACATCCTGGCTGTGCTGTCGGTCCAGCAGCAGACCATCCACGTGTTCCAG GTGACTCCAGATGGAACGTTTCTGGATGTACGGACCATCGGTCGGTTCTGCTACGAGGACGACCTGTTGACTCTTTCGGCTGTTTATACAGAAGCTCAGGCCGAGAGTCAACCCGGCTTCCCTCGACTGTACACCGACAAAACCATCAACTCCCTCAAACACAGGCTGCTGGTTTACCTCTGGAGGAGGGCCGAGCAGGACGGCAGCGCCACCGCCAAGAGAAG gttctttcagttttttgatCAGCTGCGGCGGCTGAGGATGTGGAAGATGCAGCTGCTGGACGAGCATCACCTCTTCATTAAATACACCAGCGAAGACGTGGTGACGCTCAGAGTCACCGACCCCTCGcag CCATCGTTCTTCGTCGTGTACAACATGGTGTCCACCGAGGTTCTGGCCGTCTTCGAGAACACCTCAGACCAGCTGCTGGAGCTGTTCGAGAACTTCTGCGACCTGTTCAGAAACGCGACGCTGCACAGCCAGGCGGTCCAGTTCCCCTGCTCGGCTTCGTCCAATAACTACGCCCGGCAGGTCCAGAGAAG GTTTAAGGACACCATCGTGAACGCTAAATACGGCGGCCATACGGAGGCGGTGCGTCGGCTGCTGGGTCAGCTGCCCATCAGCGCTCAGTCCTACAGCAGCAGTCCTTACCTCGACCTGTCGCTCTTCAGCTACGACGACAAGTGGGTGTCGGTGATGGAGAGGCCGAAGACCTGTGGAGACCATCCCATCAG ATTTTACGCTCGAGACTCCGGCCTGCTGAAGTTTAAGATCCAGGCGGGTCTGCTGGGTCGGCCGGTCAATCACACCGTGCGCCGCTTGGTCGCCTTCACCTTTCACCCCTTCGAACCGTTCGCCATCTCGGTGCAGCGGACCAACGCCGAGTACGTGGTCAACTTCCACATGAGACACGTCTGTGCGTGA